From Penicillium psychrofluorescens genome assembly, chromosome: 6, one genomic window encodes:
- a CDS encoding uncharacterized protein (ID:PFLUO_009247-T1.cds;~source:funannotate) produces the protein MFYSETLLSKTGPLARVWLSANIERKLSKSHILQSDIESSVSAIVDQGQAPMALRLSGQLLLGVVRIYSRKARYLLDDCNEALMKIKMAFRLTNNNDLTSTVVAPGGITLPDVLTESDLFTNLDTSLLFPQGLNLESSGGKRPGELDFGSQFLPDSTFRRSVSQEPLRLEDPSLVDLDIGDDDTTIEVGRDAPPARPMEEDMISDAGKLNDDVNLELDIGDDDAQSDKMNLDDDGPHDNLNDLGLDFDNDDGFGALTPRAEEHRFHRESGSPLSDAGSVQMHQLEEELNQEEHAAQHGQRMKRQKLMEMDKEPTMSSNVVKALQKDRSQILKPATFLPRDPVLLTLMTRQQNGDFVSSVFGEGRGRGWAPELRGLLSLDSVKKAGELKRKRDSGISDMDVAADVPALELGDEEAIVAVDEGIGLDTTLPQSEIEFPGDEDNQELHMTDDDGMQQPLDDFDPTRPLDSGPVSMGTQHAVHILRERLGEPEQKKSVLFQDLLPEKRASKADATKMFFEVLVLATKDAVQAEQGSKSIGGPLKIRGKPALWGSWAEENADGVPASQLVQAL, from the exons ATGTTTTACTCGGAGACCCTCCTGTCCAAGACGGGGCCGCTGGCCCGCGTCTGGCTGTCGGCCAACATTGAGCGCAAACTGTCCAAGTCGCACATTCTCCAGTCCGACATTGAGAGTAGTGTCAGTGCCATCGTTGACCAGGGCCAGGCGCCCATGGCTCTGCGTCTGAGCGGTCAGCTGTTGCTGGGTGTCGTCCGCATTTACAGTCGGAAAGCGCGTTACCTCCTCGACGACTGCAACGAAGCCTTGATGAAAATTAAGATG GCCTTCCGCTTAACAAATAACAATGATTTGACGAGTACCGTCGTCGCGCCGGGTGGCATTACTCTTCCCGACGTTCTCACCGAGTCTGACCTGTTTACAAATCTCGATACCTCTCTACTGTTTCCCCAGGGTCTGAACCTTGAGTCATCTGGGGGCAAGCGCCCCGGCGAGCTGGACTTTGGAAGCCAGTTCCTTCCTGACAGCACTTTCCGACGATCTGTCTCTCAGGAGCCTCTGCGACTTGAAGATCCCTCTCTGGTTGATCTTGAcatcggcgatgatgacacGACCATCGAAGTTGGTCGTGACGCGCCACCGGCGCGCCCCATGGAAGAAGATATGATCAGTGACGCTGGGAAGCTCAACGACGACGTTAACCTGGAATTGGATAttggtgatgacgatgctCAGTCGGACAAGATGAATTTGGATGACGATGGTCCTCACGACAACTTGAATGACCTGGGCCTGGACTTTGACAACGATGACGGTTTCGGTGCGCTGACTCCTCGTGCGGAAGAGCATCGATTCCACCGTGAATCGGGGAGCCCGCTCTCGGATGCCGGATCGGTGCAGATGCAccaactcgaagaagaatTGAACCAAGAAGAGCACGCtgcccagcatggccagcgTATGAAGCGCCAGAAGCTTATGGAAATGGACAAGGAacccaccatgtcctccaaCGTGGTCAAGGCCCTCCAGAAAGATCGTTCCCAGATTCTGAAGCCGGCCACGTTTCTGCCTCGCGATCCTGTTTTGCTCACGTTGATGACTCGGCAACAGAACGGTGACTTCGTGTCAAGCGTCTTTGGCGAGGGGCGTGGTCGTGGCTGGGCTCCCGAACTTCGTGGACTGCTGTCGTTGGACTcggtcaagaaggccggTGAACTCAAGCGGAAGCGCGACAGCGGTATCTCCGACATGGATGTGGCTGCCGACGTGCCGGCCTTGGAgcttggcgatgaagaagcgATTGTGGCGGTGGACGAAGGGATTGGTCTCGATACCACTCTTCCGCAGTCGGAGATTGAGTTCCCTGGCGACGAGGATAACCAGGAACTGCATATGaccgacgatgatggcatgCAACAGCCGTTGGATGACTTTGATCCTACGCGTCCCCTGGACAGCGGCCCCGTCTCGATGGGCACCCAGCACGCCGTGCACATCCTGCGAGAGCGTCTAGGTGAGccggagcagaagaagagcgtTCTGTTCCAGGACCTGCTGCCCGAGAAGCGAGCCAGCAAGGCGGACGCGACCAAGATGTTCTTCGAAGTCTTGGTGCTGGCCACAAAGGATGCGGTCCAGGCCGAGCAAGGTTCCAAGTCCATTGGCGGCCCCCTCAAGATCCGCGGCAAGCCCGCACTGTGGGGATCCTGGGCAGAGGAGAATGCCGACGGCGTGCCGGCTAGCCAGCTGGTGCAGGCGCTGTAG
- a CDS encoding uncharacterized protein (ID:PFLUO_009248-T1.cds;~source:funannotate) produces the protein MDPAPGSEKSHDDELEDAKSEEGVFAPIHGPDGDDEEQRREAPLRKLRSQSSRSLERNWSLNDGVSISGGQLQNEEGGEAGTAGTDEEQHFTVGWDENDAMNPRNMSKARKWLIVIIVSMGSLCVTCTSSMYTTTYDQLMKDFNCSQEVATLGLSFFIWGLGIGPLFLSPLSEFYGRRNIYLVSFSLFLIWLIPCAVAQNIQTMLVCRFFNGLAGSAFLSVAGGTVGDLFDRHELAFPMMLYTASPFVGPEVGPLVGGFINQFTTWRWTFYVLLIWTGVLLISMVFLVPETYHPVLLRRKAQKLRKETGEDRWKAPIEKLSRSVAQTVLRSMYRPLLLLALEPMCLNLCIFSAILLGILYLFFGAFQLVFDEVYGMVLWQRGLCFLGLFVGMVFAILSDPFWRRNYQRLERNHEKATQKTDDFQPEWRLPPAILGGPLVTIGLFIFAWTVYPDVHWIAPIIGSAVFGAGTILVYSGVFTFLVDAYPTFAASALAANSFSRSSFGGIFPLFGIQMYNNLGFHWATTLLGFLTLVMMPFPYIFFRYGSRIRKKSRFATSQT, from the exons ATGGACCCCGCACCGGGCTCAGAAAAGAGTCACGATGACGAGCTTGAGGATGCCAAATCCGAAGAAGGAGTCTTTGCCCCAATTCACGGCCctgatggcgacgacgaagaacAACGGCGCGAGGCGCCACTGCGCAAGTTGCGCTCGCAGTCATCGCGGTCCCTCGAACGCAATTGGTCTCTAAACGACGGTGTGAGTATCAGCGGTGGTCAGCTGCAAAACGAAGAAGGTGGTGAGGCTGGAACTGCCGGGACAGATGAAGAGCAGCACTTTACGGTTGGCTGGGACGAGAATGACGCCATGAATCCGAGGAATATGAGCAAGGCGAGGAAGTGGTTGattgttattattgtttCCATGGGATCCCTCTGTGT GACTTGCACGTCCTCTATGTACACCACCACCTACGACCAATTGATGAAGGATTTCAACTGCTCCCAGGAGGTTGCAACTCTGGGACTATCGTTCTTTATTTGGGGTCTTG GAATTGGCCCACTATTTCTCAGTCCCTTGTCCGAG TTCTATGGCCGCCGGAACATTTATCTCGTCTCATTCAGTCTATTTCTCATCTGGTTGATTCCATGCGCGGTGGCGCAGAATATCCAAACGATGCTCGTGTGCCGCTTCTTCAACGGACTGGCCGGCAGCGCGTTTCTGAGCGTGGCTGGTGGTACTGTGGGTGACTTGTTCGATCGACATGAACTAGCCTTTCCCATGATGCTCTATACGGCGAGTCCGTTTGTCGGGCCTGAAGTCGGTCCCCT AGTGGGCGGATTCATCAATCAGTTTACGACATG GCGCTGGACGTTCTATGTGCTGTTGATATGGACCGGGGTTTTGCTGATTTCGATGGTTTTCCTGGTTCCCGAAACATACCACCCAGT GCTTCTCAGACGCAAGGCGCAAAAACTGCGCAAGGAAACCGGAGAAGACCGGTGGAAAGCTCCGATCGAGAAACTGAGTCGTTCGGTGGCGCAAACCGTTCTACGCTCCATGTACCGGCCATTACTCCTTCTGGCCCTGGAGCCTATGTGCCTCAATCTGTGTATTTTCTCGGCAATCCTGCTGGGCATTCTGTATCTGTTTTTCGGTGCCTTCCAATTAGTCTTTGACGAGGTCTATGGGATGGTGCTCTGGCAGCGTGGACTGTGTTTCCTCGGTCTCTTTGTCGGCATGGTCTTCGCGATCCTGTCAGATCCGTTCTGGCGCCGCAATTACCAGCGTTTGGAACGCAACCATGAAAAGGCCACACAAAAGACCGATGACTTTCAGCCGGAGTGGCGGCTTCCACCAG CGATCCTGGGTGGACCCCTGGTCACTATTGGGCTCTTCATCTTTGCATGGACGGTCTACCCAGATGTGCATTGGATTGCGCCTATCATTGGCAGTGCCGTGTTCGGTGCAGG CACCATCCTGGTCTACTCGGGCGTCTTCACCTTCCTGGTAGATGCATACCCAACATTTGCCGCCAGTGCACTGGCCGCCAATAGCTTTTCGCGGTCAAGCTTTGGAGGAATCTTCCCCCTATTCGGTATCCAAA TGTATAATAACCTTGGCTTCCACTGGGCAACCACCTTGCTAGGCTTCTTGACTCTGGTCATGATGCCTTTCCC GTACATTTTCTTCCGATATGGAAGTCGCATCCGCAAGAAGAGTCGGTTTGCCACGTCGCAGACCTGA
- a CDS encoding uncharacterized protein (ID:PFLUO_009249-T1.cds;~source:funannotate): protein MSAVVKHYSPAPSADPSSGDRDSPDITEHSEQNPKNGKMTKANAKDPSRPRRKKARRACFACQRAHLTCGDERPCQRCIKRGLQDACHDGVRKKAKYLHDAPDGALMPGVGSNNFYDNKPSGRNNMPRNGATAINTSAQQQTPNAATNGNFYPTPQQAQSQAASYNVFQEPSMGQSPFATQSPMSPTFNMKNTTNSRNASLSSTVNQPTASNALSGDTSQGQNTLAGPFFDPSDPALFNFDLSSMNFENRYGALEFGMLGHMATGAGDSPSDSATQRGSIGRSGSAQFSTPAPGFGESPNNQPFMFGDPMLNDWSSGQASGHVNVSGVYGQNGMLPGHMKPDAPHAFAIESGPANFTSPASATSPHVPTAGIEDPSFNNVVTAKSNSLAPNGQRPLISTPSLKHQSLQVGPKRRHRNPSSIYESVKEPYAYTAGFHSLTAFIQRRFSPQKTVRIAKALASIRPSFIATTKTLNRDDLVFMEKCFQRTLWEYEDFINACGTPTIVCRRTGEIAAVGKEFSILTGWKKDVLLGKEPDLNVNTGGSSMPQSGTTSRGSFTPRSSTLENSTGSGRPQPVFLAELLDDDSVVEFYEDFARLAFGDSRGSVMTRCKLLKYKTKEDMELAQSDEGKWNNHLRKGGIAGEAGMNQLGFKDGKVECSYCWTVKRDVFDIPMLIVMNFLPCI from the exons ATGAGCGCGGTGGTCAAACACTACTCTCCGGCCCCTTCGGCGGATCCCAGTAGCGGAGACCGTGACTCGCCTGATATCACCGAACACTCAGAGCAGAATCCGAAAAATGGTAAAATGACCAAGGCGAACGCGAAGGACCCTTCGCGGCCGCGTCGGAAGAAGGCCCGGCGTGCCTGCTTTGCCTGCCAGCGCGCCCATTTGACTTGCG GTGACGAGCGGCCATGTCAGCGATGTATCAAGCGCGGCCTCCAGGATGCTTGCCATGATGGTGTACGCAAAAAGGCAAAGTATCTGCACGATGCCCCGGACGGAGCCTTGATGCCCGGAGTCGGTAGCAACAACTTTTACGACAACAAACCCTCTGGGCGCAACAACATGCCCAGAAATGGCGCCACTGCGATTAACACGAGCGCGCAGCAACAAACACCGAATGCCGCGACCAATGGCAATTTCTATCCCAcgccgcagcaggcgcagTCGCAGGCGGCGTCTTACAACGTCTTTCAGGAACCCTCGATGGGCCAGAGTCCCTTTGCGACCCAGTCTCCTATGTCGCCCACGTTCAACATGAAGAATACCACGAACAGCCGGAATGCCAGTCTGTCTTCGACCGTGAACCAGCCCACGGCCAGCAACGCGCTCTCCGGGGACACTAGTCAGGGCCAAAATACATTGGCCGGGCCATTCTTCGATCCCAGTGACCCAGCGCTGTTCAATTTTGACTTGTCCAGCATGAACTTTGAGAATCGATACGGTGCTCTGGAGTTTGGCATGCTTGGTCACATGGCCACGGGAGCTGGAGATTCCCCCAGCGATTCTGCAACGCAGCGCGGGTCGATCGGCCGCAGTGGGTCAGCCCAGTTCTCCACGCCAGCTCCTGGGTTTGGAGAAAGCCCGAACAATCAGCCTTTCATGTTTGGTGATCCCATGCTCAACGATTGGTCGAGCGGACAGGCCTCGGGCCATGTGAACGTCAGCGGAGTGTATGGCCAGAACGGCATGCTCCCGGGCCACATGAAACCTGATGCGCCTCATGCTTTTGCAATCGAGAGTGGCCCAGCGAATTTCACGAGCCCCGCCTCAGCCACCAGTCCGCATGTCCCGACCGCTGGGATTGAGGATCCTTCCTTCAATAATGTGGTCACCGCCAAGTCGAATAGCCTGGCGCCCAATGGGCAGCGGCCGCTGATCTCAACACCCAGCTTGAAGCATCAGAGCCTCCAAGTGGGGCCGAAACGGCGTCATCGCAACCCGTCGTCGATCTATGAGAGTGTGAAAGAGCCGTACGCCTACACCGCCGGGTTCCACAGTCTGACTGCCTTCATCCAACGACGGTTTTCACCGCAAAAGACGGTGCGCATTGCCAAAGCGCTGGCATCTATTCGGCCGTCGTTCATTGCGACCACCAAGACATTGAATCGCGATGATCTCGTGTTCATGGAGAAGTGCTTCCAGCGGACGCTGTGGGAATATGAGGACTTCATTAATGCGTGCGGCACTCCGACGATCGTCTGTCGTCGTACCGGCGAGATCGCAGCCGTGGGCAAGGAATTCAGTATCCTGACCGGCTGGAAGAAAGACGTGTTGCTCGGGAAAGAACCGGACCTTAACGTCAATACTGGCGGATCATCAATGCCACAATCCGGCACGACATCACGCGGCAGTTTCACACCGCGAAGCTCGACGCTCGAGAATTCGACTGGCAGCGGACGCCCCCAACCGGTCTTCTTAGCCGAACTGTTGGATGACGACAGCGTGGTCGAGTTCTACGAGGATTTTGCCCGGCTCGCGTTTGGTGATTCGCGAGGAAGCGTGATGACGCGCTGCAAGCTGCTCAAGTACAAGACCAAGGAGGACATGGAACTGGCACAGTCGGATGAGGGCAAGTGGAATAATCACCTGCGCAAGGGCGGCATCGCCGGCGAGGCGGGTATGAATCAGCTTGGATTCAAGGATGGAAAGGTCGAATGCTCGTACTGCTGGACGGTAAAGCGTGATGTATTCGACATTCCTATGCTCATTGTGATGAAT TTCTTGCCGTGCATttga
- a CDS encoding uncharacterized protein (ID:PFLUO_009250-T1.cds;~source:funannotate) — protein sequence MRPDKPRDPVAGPGTGPEDPFPIRLSGPVIKGFGRGSKDLGIPTANIPADDLSERYPDLATGVYYGVVALDPAKFKYEGQESEKPTILPAVLSIGYNPFYKNTVRSVEIHIMPPLTQPSPTAEGQTKFQQLPDFYGTPLHLLLLGYIRPEYDYVSLEALVEDIRVDCEVARQSLMREAYRCYLGEEGTVAAKGEEERKWLVSF from the exons ATGCGCCCCGACAAACCGCGCGACCCCGTCGCCGGCCCTGGAACCGGCCCAGAAGACCCATTTCCCATCCGATTGTCCGGACCGGTGATCAAGGGATTCGGCCGCGGGAGTAAAGAT CTCGGCATTCCCACAGCCAACATCCCCGCCGACGATCTTTCCGAGAGATACCCCGACCTCGCGACGGGCGTCTACTACGGCGTCGTGGCTCTGGACCCGGCCAAGTTCAAGTATGAAGGCCAAGAATCAGAGAAACCAACTATTCTCCCGGCTGTGCTGAGTATTGGATATAACCCATTTTATAAAAACACCGTTCGCTCCGTT GAAATCCACATCATGCCCCCCCTCACACAACCCTCCCCCACAGCAGAAGGCCAAACCAAGTTCCAGCAGCTGCCGGACTTCTACGGTACGCCGCTGcatctcctgctcctggGGTACATCCGGCCCGAGTACGACTATGTGTCGCTGGAAGCACTGGTGGAGGATATCCGGGTGGACTGCGAGGTAGCGCGGCAGAGTCTAATGCGCGAGGCATACCGGTGTTATCTTGGGGAAGAGGGGACAGTGGCTGCGaagggtgaggaggagaggaagtgGTTGGTTTCATTTTAG
- a CDS encoding uncharacterized protein (ID:PFLUO_009251-T1.cds;~source:funannotate): MTLTKLNFITGNQNKLADVRAILGNVVEVDNQAVDISEIQGTIEEIAEEKARRAAEVINGPVLVEDSALEFSALKGLPGPYIKYFLDSLGLEGLNKMLDGFEDRTAEAGAIVRPRGPTGFGWDPIFEYDGRATFAEMKQEEKNLISHGYKALVKLQQWLAEGQE; this comes from the exons ATGACCTTGACAAAACTCAACTTCATCACTGGAAACCAAAATAAGCTGGCCGACGTCCGGGCTATCCTTGGTAACGTTGTTGAGGTAGACAACCAGGCAGTCGATATCTCTGAGATCCAGGGGACAATCGAGGAGATCGCTGAAGAAAAAGCGAGGCGGGCAGCTGAGGTG ATAAATGGACCTGTCCTAGTCGAAGACAGTGCGCTCGAATTCAGTGCACTCAAGGGTCTCCCTGGACCCTACAT AAAATATTTCCTCGATTCTTTAGGCCTCGAAGGCTTAAACAAGATGCTCGATGGATTTGAGGACAGGACAGCCGAAGCT GGTGCCATTGTGCGGCCACGAGGCCCAACGGGCTTTG GCTGGGACCCTATCTTTGAGTATGATGGAAGAGCCACGTTTGCTGAGATGAagcaggaggagaag AACTTGATCTCCCATGGGTACAAGGCGCTGGTAAAATTGCAGCAGTGGTTGGCCGAAGGCCAAGAGTAA
- a CDS encoding uncharacterized protein (ID:PFLUO_009252-T1.cds;~source:funannotate) — MKFLDRLIHPSSKANSSAATAAPNSADNNAPPHIHRTTSASSTKRHHDRTAEERTSRHLILVTDSPTVSPHLVHTFQAEGFDVTHVPFGGSGDLERDRKTLENLVNEREDELEAGERYAIVAYHRPAYLLLASHHLSTSNTNPFPRLCALIAYYPLLKPKSNSTARDMDGHGHETSQFQFQDDKEDDEEEDNQPACMKTDTIFSPETKATYLPIQIHLAGRRHPEFNNGGCSWPWISASPFEGDVTYKKRHRCYVFDYPEAELGPALDHGNGLENDAIRSRLAWSRMLGCLRRSFGVGAHWPVEGIEIVWEAYWTRLWSRQNNFEKEQSAMGLLADERHGGCAEDLGVERAPAAETNAPTLETFFTHPFIPAGPASQHIRLLSRTVGPGRIVDEVQVAFCHTAEIPWLLPGVTPTNRDVQIVIVVVASFCAGSIASQKVYWDQASVLLQVGLLDGGLVSGMN; from the exons ATGAAATTCCTGGACCGTCTAATCCACCCGAGCTCGAAGGCCAACTCCTCCGCCGCGACGGCCGCACCCAACTCAGCCGACAATAATGCACCCCCCCATATTCACCGAACAACCAGCGCAAGCTCCACCAAACGACACCACGACCGCACCGCCGAAGAACGCACATCCCGCCATCTAATCCTCGTCACAGACTCGCCAACCGTCAGCCCGCACCTCGTCCACACCTTCCAGGCCGAGGGATTCGACGTCACGCACGTCCCGTTTGGGGGAAGCGGTGATCTCGAGCGGGATCGCAAGACGTTGGAGAATCTTGTgaatgagagagaggatGAGTTGGAGGCGGGGGAGAGGTATGCGATTGTTG CATATCACCGTCCTGCATACCTCCTCCTGGCATCGCACCATCTGAGTACCAGCAATACGAATCCGTTTCCTCGACTGTGTGCGCTGATTGCCTATTATCCTCTCCTAAAACCCAAATCCAATTCCACTGCTAGAGACATGGACGGTCATGGACATGAAACAAGCcaattccaattccaagaCGATAaggaagacgacgaagaggaagataATCAACCAGCCTGCATGAAAACAGACACGATATTCTCCCCCGAAACAAAAGCGACCTACCTCCCCATCCAGATCCACCTCGCGGGCCGCCGTCATCCAGAATTCAACAACGGGGGGTGTTCATGGCCGTGGATAAGCGCAAGTCCTTTTGAAGGAGACGTCACCTATAAAAAGCGGCATCGATGCTATGTATTTGACTACCCGGAAGCAGAACTAGGGCCTGCATTAGACCATGGCAATGGCTTGGAAAACGACGCGATTCGCTCACGGCTGGCGTGGAGCCGGATGCTGGGCTGTCTACGGCGTTCGTTTGGGGTAGGTGCCCATTGGCCGGTTGAGGGGATTGAGATTGTTTGGGAGGCGTATTGGACGAGACTATGGAGTAGACAGAACAATTTTGAAAAAGAGCAGTCGGCGATGGGCTTGCTTGCGGATGAGAGGCATGGGGGGTGCGCGGAGGACTTGGGGGTGGAACgagctcctgctgctg AAACCAACGCCCCAACCCTCGAAACCTTCTTCACTCACCCATTCATCCCAGCTGGCCCGGCAAGTCAGCATATTCGGCTTCTGTCCCGAACAGTAGGCCCCGGCCGGATTGTTGACGAGGTGCAGGTTGCATTCTGCCACACCGCAGAAATACCCTGGCTGCTACCAGGCGTGACGCCGACGAATCGCGATGTGCAGATAGTGATTGTCGTTGTGGCGAGTTTCTGTGCTGGTAGCATTGCGAGCCAGAAGGTGTATTGGGATCAGGCGAGTGTGCTTTTGCAGGTTGGGTTGTTGGATGGGGGTTTGGTGTCCGGGATGAATTGA
- a CDS encoding uncharacterized protein (ID:PFLUO_009253-T1.cds;~source:funannotate), which yields MFFWRAAARPSCLRAAASRPSRLRSYHELPPSRFLQVSEEVRDAVATGKPVVALETTIYTHGFPYPDNVALASLLESVVRTNGGVPATVGILGGVARVGLSADELIEVAATAETKSALKVSRRDLGYICGLGMAGKRIHGGTTISGTMVLSHLAGIKIFGTGGLGGVHRGGETSMDISADLTELGRTPVTVISSGCKSFLDIPRTLEYLETEGVCVGTFADGREGPVDFPGFFTRESGVRSPRVIQDEAEAAAIVYAQSKLQLSSGIHFANPVPLEYSIPKADMDRIIEEALRLADAEGYRGSDNTPFVLAKIKELSGGSSLPANRALVESNVKRATKVAVELAKLEQSDRSAGVRHMPAVSGVAQAAEKKPEISTAFIEPVAKTDILVAGSLAIDLSCDYSPFGDERAQVAPIPHTSNAAVIGQSLGGVGHNVALAASYIGSNVLFCSVVADDLSGRAALSGLEKEGLSTAGIQVIPATPGTRTAQYIAVNDANKDLLVAMADMGIFEFPENQLDFDGFWEPLMQRTQPRWVVVDANWRAELLAKWATLARKYGARVAFEPVANAKSRRLFGRDSSGAGATIRPEHTLPNHAINLACPNRLELAAMHGAARDASLFDSPGWWRLIDAMGLSPAGSRDRLVALTSPALVDEGLPQQSLQLLPFIPCILTKLGSAGAFLAQLLPPGDSRLTDPDAAPYILARTSPSADVPFGGVYMRLFPPEAVVQPSDVVSVNGAGDTLLGVLIAGLARSESARVEDLLPVAQEASRRTLASPGGVSADLVGLRPSLV from the exons ATGTTTTTCTGGCGGGCTGCAGCACGCCCCAGCTGTCTCCGAGCTGCGGCGTCACGACCATCGCGTCTGCGCAGCTACCATGAGCTGCCCCCGAGCAGGTTCCTGCAGGTCTCAGAAGAAGTCCGCGATGCAGTGGCCACGGGGAAACCGGTCGTTGCCCTTGAGACGACAATTTATACACACG GCTTTCCTTACCCGGACAACGTGGCGCTTGCGTCGCTCCTGGAGTCCGTCGTTCGAACGAATGGCGGTGTTCCCGCGACTGTGGGCATCTTGGGCGGCGTTGCGCGGGTTGGTCTGAGTGCGGACGAGCTGATCGAGGTGGCCGCAACGGCGGAAACGAAGAGCGCACTGAAAGTGTCTCGTAGAGATCTAGGATATATCTGTGGCCTA GGAATGGCGGGAAAACGCATCCACGGCGGCACGACCATTTCTGGCACGATGGTGCTGTCACATCTTGCGGGTATCAAGATCTTTGGCACTGGCGGCTTAG GCGGTGTTCATCGTGGAGGCGAGACGTCCATGGATATATCTG CCGACCTGACTGAGCTGGGACGCACTCCCGTGACGGTCATCAGCTCAGGATGCAAGAGCTTTTTGGATATCCCTCGGACTCTTGAGTATCTCGAGACGGAGGGAGTCTGCGTCGGCACGTTTGCAGATGGCAGAGAGGGCCCCGTCGACTTCCCTGGTTTCTTCACGCGAGAGAGTGGAGTGCGTAGTCCTCGAGTCATTcaagatgaagcagaagcgGCTGCCATCGTTT ATGCCCAGTCAAAATTGCAGTTATCTTCGGGGATTCACTTTGCCAACCCGGTCCCATTGGAATACTCTATCCCCAAGGCCGATATGGATCGCATCATTGAAGAAGCCCTCCGTCTTGCCGATGCAGAAGGCTATCGTGGCAGTGACAATACCCCCTTTGTCCTggccaagatcaaggaattgagcggcggcagcagcttACCGGCTAATCGTGCCTTGGTGGAGTCGAACGTCAAGCGTGCAACCAAGGTGGCCGTGGAGTTGGCGAAACTAGAACAGTCGGACCGAAGCGCAGGGGTTCG ACACATGCCAGCTGTTTCGGGTGTTGCTCAAGCagcagaaaagaaaccagaaaTCTCGACTGCATTTATTGAACCGGTTGCCAAAACAGATATCCTGGTTGCAGGCTCCCTCGCTATCGACCTTTCCTGTGACTACTCCCCGTTCGGCGACGAGCGTGCCCAAGTGGCGCCTATACCGCACACATCGAACGCAGCCGTCATCGGCCAAAGCCTGGGAGGCGTAGGCCACAACGTCGCCTTGGCTGCCAGCTATATCGGTAGTAATGTGCTCTTCTGCAGCGTTGTCGCCGATGACCTCAGCGGCCGCGCCGCGCTCTCAGGCCTCGAAAAGGAAGGTCTCAGTACAGCAGGCATCCAGGTCATTCCCGCCACACCTGGCACACGCACTGCACAATACATAGCCGTCAATGACGCCAACAAAGATCTGCTagtcgccatggccgacatggGCATTTTCGAGTTCCCAGAGAATCAGCTTGATTTTGACGGCTTCTGGGAGCCCCTGATGCAGCGTACTCAGCCACGCTgggtcgtcgtcgacgccAACTGGCGGGCCGAACTGCTGGCTAAGTGGGCCACGCTAGCCCGGAAGTACGGCGCCCGTGTAGCCTTTGAGCCCGTGGCAAACGCCAAATCCAGGCGTCTGTTTGGTAGGGATTCCAGCGGCGCCGGTGCTACTATCCGCCCTGAGCACACACTGCCCAACCACGCTATTAACCTCGCCTGTCCGAACCGCCTCGAGCTCGCGGCCATGCACGGTGCTGCTCGAGATGCTTCCCTGTTTGACTCTCCGGGCTGGTGGCGCCTCATCGATGCGATGGGTCTATCACCGGCTGGCTCGCGGGATCGTCTCGTCGCTTTGACATCACCTGCTCTCGTTGATGAAGGCCTCCCCCAGCAAtctctccagcttctcccCTTTATTCCTTGCATTCTCACCAAGCTCGGCTCGGCTGGCGCTTTTCTCGctcaacttcttccccccGGTGATTCCCGACTTACAGACCCGGATGCTGCACCGTATATCCTGGCGCGCACTTCTCCCTCAGCAGACGTGCCCTTCGGCGGGGTGTACATGCGTCTGTTTCCACCTGAGGCTGTTGTCCAACCCTCGGATGTCGTCAGCGTCAATGGCGCGGGCGATACCCTGTTGGGTGTTTTGATTGCTGGTCTCGCGAGGAGTGAGTCGGCTCGAGTTGAGGATCTCCTCCCCGTAGCCCAAGAGGCGAGCCGGAGGACGTTGGCAAGCCCTGGTGGTGTGAGTGCTGATTTGGTTGGGCTACGCCCGTCGCTGGTGTAA